A window from Haloarchaeobius amylolyticus encodes these proteins:
- a CDS encoding glucodextranase DOMON-like domain-containing protein, giving the protein MTDNDEAGRRYGGLSRRQLLQYGGVAGLGMLAGCGGNAADPTDTATDPATTAQPGTGTEDEPQQTGPPGGAYDPGPPRFMQVGELLMDPIFSDADHGLDRDNLAPTIQNPERDPENYDPDAFTWSLASKPDDSEVNLAFAPTPYSEGHEQYDSGQHNTAEFEPDVPGTYVVELAAPDGTYQQTIRVFEEQPSNAGGAPTLELSGSYDADAGEFVVDSNAALAADSNANRGDLSVEFLPTDQSSLAPADIEVDDQFRAHVPAEALDGPTRVYAAAFDGESHSLTDEVLLDPGAESVSLPNRPPDWLDDAVIYEIFTRSFAGSEGATDFAFLEAKAGYLADLGIDVVWLTPIVPAWSATIDAETDTHAPGGPHGYSTGDYFDVADDLGTLAEYRAFVDALHEHDIKVCFDLVINHCGWTHPFFQDTIAETGPDPANSWEFPQITTWNEDSTYFDWFDRMEGLSYDAAPAQTSFFGVRLQPNLNFGNVALREHILAAADFWSDIVDGFRCDVAWGVPHGFWKEVRDLVKAKDTEFFMLDETVPNDPSFAESEFDVHFDTVDFMKTAHDVARGEARPDALVEAVQHRRSEGFPGYTRLINSIENHDEPRCYYEAKENGSREDPAKVQRAAAAASFTLPGVPFIYYGQERLVSEYGTRRESVWADNASLDDDIETDPYKRAFMNWEEDGATVPQDHLQFYKSLVSFYHDSDVLGPEADLRRAWHTTDAEDDVLAFGLDAEAGKRVVLVNFGADTGEVTLRDVVATTDAFSGDDLQVDSGDGTVTVGVDTLAVFETPSLAGVGERLVGLDDESGDDHGPGTYTYPTGVPEGAFDLTGVTAFETSQSYQFKFDFAGPVENPRDREHGFSDQHLQCYLSNGKGLWGLEKARAGVGVTFPDLYQYRVVVDGEHGVRVENGLEKRTATGEVAVLPGGSILAQFPKRAIADPLSSMKIAPLVLGYDPEAEGNVMQVAADAGERTFGGDGSANSPNVVDLVTPQGVSNADALASSDSALAEVPYTPMTSSFESLASWTDPTGDDHGPGRYTYPTASDFYDGAFDLAGFSVDESRDRVRVLFEMAEPVENTWNLEHGFSHQFFQVYLRDIDAGDDQPASTQARHNVVADFTAPYQYRVVANGESTVTVEAPGDDTFGETVSTDTAAGLADEKTVFLEFPKRAVGGSVAGMAIAPLVCPYDGYGEGGLRDIAASAGEWTFGGGSDANVEPKVIDMLPSEGTSQSEALAYSDSQRATIPYLTIEADGE; this is encoded by the coding sequence ATGACTGACAACGACGAGGCAGGACGACGGTACGGTGGGCTGTCGCGCCGACAGTTGCTCCAGTACGGCGGCGTGGCCGGCCTCGGGATGCTCGCCGGGTGCGGGGGGAACGCGGCCGACCCGACCGACACGGCGACCGACCCGGCGACGACGGCGCAACCCGGGACCGGGACCGAGGACGAACCCCAGCAGACGGGCCCGCCGGGCGGCGCCTACGACCCCGGCCCGCCCCGGTTCATGCAGGTCGGCGAGTTGCTGATGGACCCCATCTTCTCCGACGCTGACCACGGCCTCGACCGGGACAACCTCGCGCCCACCATCCAGAACCCGGAGCGCGACCCCGAGAACTACGACCCCGACGCGTTCACGTGGTCGCTCGCGTCGAAACCCGACGACAGCGAGGTCAACCTCGCCTTCGCCCCGACGCCTTACAGCGAGGGCCACGAGCAGTACGACTCGGGTCAGCACAACACGGCCGAGTTCGAGCCCGACGTACCAGGCACCTACGTCGTCGAACTGGCAGCCCCCGACGGGACCTACCAGCAGACAATCCGCGTCTTCGAGGAGCAGCCGAGCAACGCGGGCGGGGCACCGACGCTTGAACTCTCCGGCTCGTACGACGCCGACGCGGGCGAGTTCGTCGTGGACTCGAACGCCGCACTCGCCGCGGACAGCAACGCGAACCGCGGCGACCTGTCCGTCGAGTTCCTGCCCACAGACCAGTCCAGCCTCGCCCCAGCAGACATCGAGGTCGACGACCAGTTCCGGGCACACGTCCCGGCCGAGGCACTGGACGGCCCGACCCGGGTCTACGCGGCCGCCTTCGACGGGGAGAGCCACAGTCTCACCGACGAGGTACTGCTCGACCCCGGGGCGGAATCCGTCTCGCTGCCGAACCGCCCACCCGACTGGCTGGACGACGCGGTCATCTACGAGATATTCACGCGCTCGTTCGCCGGGAGCGAGGGCGCGACCGACTTCGCGTTCCTGGAAGCGAAGGCGGGCTACCTCGCCGACCTCGGCATCGACGTGGTCTGGCTGACGCCCATCGTCCCGGCCTGGAGCGCGACCATCGACGCGGAGACCGACACCCACGCGCCCGGCGGTCCCCACGGCTACAGCACAGGTGACTACTTCGACGTGGCCGACGACCTCGGGACGCTGGCGGAGTACCGGGCCTTCGTCGACGCGCTGCACGAGCACGACATCAAGGTCTGCTTCGACCTCGTCATCAACCACTGCGGCTGGACCCACCCGTTCTTCCAGGACACCATCGCGGAGACCGGCCCGGACCCGGCGAACTCCTGGGAGTTCCCGCAGATCACCACCTGGAACGAGGACTCGACGTACTTCGACTGGTTCGACCGCATGGAGGGGCTGAGCTACGACGCCGCACCCGCCCAGACGAGCTTCTTCGGCGTGCGGCTCCAGCCGAACCTCAACTTCGGCAACGTCGCGCTGCGCGAACACATCCTCGCCGCCGCGGACTTCTGGTCCGACATCGTCGACGGGTTCCGGTGTGACGTGGCCTGGGGTGTGCCCCACGGCTTCTGGAAGGAGGTCAGAGACCTCGTGAAGGCGAAGGACACCGAGTTCTTCATGCTGGACGAGACGGTCCCGAACGACCCCTCCTTCGCCGAGTCCGAGTTCGACGTGCACTTCGACACGGTCGACTTCATGAAGACGGCCCACGACGTGGCCCGCGGCGAGGCCAGGCCCGACGCCCTCGTCGAGGCCGTCCAGCACCGTCGAAGCGAGGGCTTCCCGGGCTACACCCGGCTCATCAACTCCATCGAGAACCACGACGAGCCGCGCTGTTACTACGAGGCGAAGGAGAACGGGAGCCGCGAGGACCCGGCGAAGGTCCAGCGCGCTGCCGCGGCGGCGAGTTTCACGCTTCCCGGCGTCCCCTTCATCTACTACGGACAGGAGCGCCTCGTCAGCGAGTACGGGACCCGCCGCGAGAGCGTCTGGGCGGACAACGCCAGCCTCGACGACGACATCGAGACCGACCCCTACAAGCGGGCATTCATGAACTGGGAGGAGGACGGCGCCACCGTTCCCCAGGACCACCTCCAGTTCTACAAGAGTCTCGTGTCGTTCTACCACGACTCGGACGTACTGGGGCCCGAGGCCGACCTTCGCCGGGCCTGGCACACGACCGACGCCGAGGACGACGTGCTCGCGTTCGGGCTCGATGCTGAAGCGGGCAAACGCGTCGTGCTGGTCAACTTCGGGGCCGACACGGGCGAGGTCACCCTGCGCGACGTGGTCGCGACCACTGACGCGTTCTCCGGCGACGACCTGCAGGTCGACAGTGGCGACGGGACGGTCACGGTCGGCGTGGACACCCTCGCCGTGTTCGAGACGCCCTCGCTGGCCGGCGTCGGGGAGCGACTCGTCGGACTCGACGACGAGTCCGGCGACGACCACGGTCCGGGAACCTACACCTACCCGACGGGTGTTCCGGAGGGTGCCTTCGACCTGACCGGCGTGACGGCCTTCGAGACCAGCCAGAGCTACCAGTTCAAGTTCGACTTCGCGGGCCCGGTCGAGAATCCACGGGACCGCGAACACGGCTTCTCCGACCAGCACCTCCAGTGCTACCTCTCCAACGGGAAGGGACTCTGGGGGCTGGAGAAGGCCCGCGCCGGCGTCGGCGTCACCTTCCCCGACCTGTACCAGTACCGCGTCGTGGTCGACGGCGAGCACGGCGTCAGGGTGGAGAACGGCCTCGAGAAACGCACTGCAACCGGCGAGGTGGCCGTGCTCCCCGGTGGGAGCATCCTCGCGCAGTTCCCGAAACGCGCCATCGCCGACCCCCTCTCGTCCATGAAGATTGCGCCACTGGTCCTCGGGTACGACCCGGAGGCCGAGGGCAACGTGATGCAGGTGGCTGCGGACGCCGGAGAACGCACCTTCGGCGGCGACGGGAGCGCGAACTCGCCCAACGTCGTCGACCTCGTGACGCCACAGGGCGTCTCGAACGCCGACGCGCTGGCCTCCAGCGATTCGGCGCTCGCGGAGGTGCCCTACACCCCGATGACCTCCTCGTTCGAGTCGCTGGCCAGCTGGACGGACCCCACCGGCGACGACCACGGCCCGGGGAGGTACACCTACCCGACCGCGAGCGACTTCTACGACGGCGCCTTCGACCTCGCGGGTTTCAGCGTCGATGAGAGCCGAGACCGCGTCAGGGTCCTGTTCGAGATGGCCGAACCCGTCGAGAACACGTGGAACCTCGAGCACGGCTTCTCCCACCAGTTCTTCCAGGTGTACCTCCGCGACATCGACGCTGGCGACGACCAGCCCGCGAGCACGCAGGCCCGCCACAACGTCGTCGCGGACTTCACGGCGCCCTACCAGTACCGGGTCGTCGCGAACGGGGAGTCGACCGTCACGGTCGAGGCACCGGGCGACGACACGTTCGGCGAGACGGTGAGTACGGACACCGCGGCCGGCCTCGCCGACGAGAAGACGGTCTTCCTCGAGTTCCCGAAGCGCGCCGTCGGCGGCTCCGTCGCTGGCATGGCCATCGCACCGCTGGTCTGTCCCTACGACGGTTACGGCGAGGGCGGCCTCCGTGACATCGCGGCCTCGGCGGGCGAGTGGACCTTCGGCGGCGGCAGCGACGCCAACGTCGAGCCGAAGGTCATCGACATGCTCCCATCCGAGGGGACGAGCCAGTCGGAGGCGCTCGCGTACAGTGACAGCCAGCGAGCGACGATTCCGTACCTCACCATCGAGGCCGACGGCGAGTAG
- a CDS encoding metallophosphoesterase, whose protein sequence is MRLRSDDDHPPAVLPDATVDLDRWSPLDDSIPDHWRTPIVSISDIHGYLHEARSALTAVGESDRFDPVVTQEEDGTLHWADNDYVLVFNGDMVDRGDHNEETLELVLRLLDEAPRGRVRFHLGNHEMAVMLPAVLYWPSTYSGRLTDGSRERFLDWVETGLVGAAFEGHEYTYSHAGSRDSVDARAANREVQNAARDLREAIDAGEYIEVQEEIPERYPTVFGLEGSMGRGPDAGLLWMDFAHMPVDSSKQVVGHSKHSTPTRNGNAVCENVIRQNRKKGGGEGVLVETPDALFSVTRRRDGGVSVSRP, encoded by the coding sequence ATGCGCCTCCGCTCCGACGACGACCATCCCCCGGCAGTCCTGCCCGACGCCACGGTCGACCTCGACCGCTGGAGCCCGCTCGACGACAGCATCCCGGACCACTGGCGGACGCCCATCGTCAGCATCAGCGACATCCACGGTTACCTGCACGAGGCGCGCAGCGCCCTGACCGCGGTGGGCGAGTCGGACCGGTTCGACCCGGTCGTCACCCAGGAGGAGGACGGGACGCTCCACTGGGCGGACAACGACTACGTCCTCGTGTTCAACGGGGACATGGTCGACCGCGGCGACCACAACGAGGAGACGCTGGAACTCGTGTTGCGCCTGCTGGACGAGGCGCCCCGGGGTCGCGTCCGGTTCCACCTCGGCAACCACGAGATGGCCGTCATGCTCCCGGCGGTGCTCTACTGGCCGAGTACCTACAGCGGCCGCCTCACCGACGGGTCCCGGGAGCGCTTCCTGGACTGGGTGGAGACTGGGCTGGTCGGTGCGGCCTTCGAGGGGCACGAGTACACCTACAGCCACGCCGGGTCCCGCGATTCGGTCGACGCGAGGGCGGCAAACCGGGAGGTCCAGAACGCCGCGAGGGACCTCCGCGAGGCCATCGACGCGGGCGAGTACATCGAGGTGCAAGAGGAGATTCCGGAGCGCTACCCCACCGTCTTCGGCCTCGAAGGCTCGATGGGGCGCGGGCCCGACGCCGGCCTCCTCTGGATGGACTTCGCCCACATGCCGGTGGACTCCTCGAAGCAGGTCGTCGGGCACTCCAAGCACTCGACGCCGACCCGGAACGGGAACGCGGTCTGCGAGAACGTCATCAGGCAGAACAGGAAGAAGGGGGGCGGCGAAGGCGTGCTCGTCGAGACGCCGGATGCGCTGTTCTCGGTCACGCGTCGGCGCGACGGGGGCGTGTCGGTCAGCAGGCCCTGA
- a CDS encoding alpha-amylase family glycosyl hydrolase, protein MHHPGPPRFTTVGEPVELAPRDPDPDAEYAWSLQDRPDESTATLDAGPVLDFEPDAPGTYRVSLDAPDGSHDLTVRAFPDDRKSTRLEYPLDEFPRDADDLDDVSVIGIFNEHVLGEDQPTVEDGMVGIEKRLSPGVHRFGFTAPGSFWVPGGNVQVPGPGRPKLRLEATVEDEEVVVDADATAAPGSSFADSDLTVEFYVDDRDGLDADALDSVGQSARVPRDALGDRARIHAVAVGERHSVPDVVDIEPADEAAEADDDSAVAVDHPNDPPEWLADATIYEIFVRSFAGERPPTTFEELERRLPYIESLGVDCIWLTPVLQSPTKHGYHITNFFELADDLGTREEFEAFVDAAHDRGMTVMFDLVINHSDREHPFFQMSAADVPEYRDWYVWEERADAFTPNEEPSPRSRGPGESDKRAKRYFNWQRIPNFNFESLAVRSHLLDVVDEWAEVVDGFRCDVAWGVPHGFWKETRERVAADHPDFGWLDETIPHDPDYHDQEFDAHYDTSLYYALRDIGTGDAPATAILDALDDIEHAGFPDTSVHMRYVENHDEDRYIDECGEAELRAAAATTFTLPGAPMIYAGQERGMTEYRGPMAWHDGDTRLTNFHRRLSRARDEHAVLREGRVERVDFVADSEDAVAFARDDGEDRVLVALHFGEGAASVTMGESVDDTDLVTGEDVDTTPVSDGVEVTVDDVLVLRVD, encoded by the coding sequence ATGCACCACCCCGGACCCCCCCGATTCACGACGGTCGGCGAGCCGGTCGAGCTCGCGCCGCGAGACCCCGACCCGGACGCCGAGTACGCGTGGTCGCTGCAGGACCGACCCGACGAGAGCACAGCCACCCTCGATGCCGGGCCGGTCCTCGACTTCGAGCCGGACGCCCCCGGCACGTACCGCGTCTCGCTCGACGCCCCCGACGGCAGCCACGACCTCACGGTCCGTGCCTTCCCGGACGACCGCAAGTCGACACGACTCGAGTACCCACTCGACGAGTTCCCGCGTGACGCCGACGACCTCGACGACGTCTCTGTCATCGGCATCTTCAACGAGCACGTCCTCGGCGAGGACCAGCCGACGGTCGAGGACGGCATGGTCGGCATCGAGAAGCGCCTCTCGCCCGGGGTCCACCGGTTCGGGTTCACCGCGCCCGGCTCGTTCTGGGTCCCGGGTGGCAACGTCCAGGTCCCCGGACCGGGCCGGCCGAAACTCCGGCTCGAGGCCACCGTCGAGGACGAGGAGGTCGTCGTCGACGCCGACGCCACCGCTGCCCCCGGCAGCAGTTTCGCCGACAGCGACCTGACCGTCGAGTTCTACGTCGACGACCGGGACGGCCTCGACGCGGACGCGCTCGATTCGGTCGGCCAGTCCGCGAGGGTCCCCCGGGACGCACTCGGTGACCGCGCCCGGATCCACGCCGTCGCGGTCGGCGAGCGCCACAGCGTGCCCGACGTGGTCGACATCGAGCCGGCCGACGAGGCCGCCGAAGCCGACGACGACAGTGCGGTCGCGGTCGACCACCCGAACGACCCCCCGGAATGGCTCGCCGATGCGACCATCTACGAGATATTCGTCCGGTCGTTCGCCGGAGAGCGCCCGCCGACCACCTTCGAGGAGCTCGAACGCCGGCTCCCCTACATCGAGTCCCTCGGCGTCGACTGCATCTGGCTCACGCCGGTTCTCCAGAGCCCGACGAAGCACGGCTACCACATCACGAACTTCTTCGAGCTGGCCGACGACCTCGGCACCCGCGAGGAGTTCGAGGCCTTCGTCGACGCGGCCCACGACCGCGGGATGACGGTCATGTTCGACCTCGTCATCAACCACTCCGACCGCGAGCACCCCTTCTTCCAGATGAGCGCTGCCGACGTGCCCGAGTACCGCGACTGGTACGTCTGGGAGGAACGCGCCGACGCCTTCACGCCGAACGAGGAGCCGAGTCCGCGCTCGCGCGGCCCCGGCGAGTCCGACAAGCGCGCGAAGCGCTACTTCAACTGGCAGCGCATCCCGAACTTCAACTTCGAGTCCCTCGCGGTCCGGTCGCACCTGCTCGACGTGGTCGACGAATGGGCCGAGGTCGTCGACGGGTTCCGGTGTGACGTGGCCTGGGGCGTCCCCCACGGCTTCTGGAAGGAGACGCGCGAACGCGTCGCGGCGGACCACCCCGACTTCGGCTGGCTCGACGAGACCATCCCGCACGACCCGGACTACCACGACCAGGAGTTCGACGCGCACTACGACACCAGCCTCTACTACGCCCTGCGCGACATCGGCACCGGCGACGCGCCGGCGACGGCCATCCTCGACGCTCTCGACGACATCGAGCACGCGGGCTTCCCGGACACCTCGGTCCACATGCGCTACGTCGAGAACCACGACGAGGACCGCTACATCGACGAGTGCGGCGAGGCCGAACTCCGGGCCGCCGCGGCGACGACGTTCACCCTCCCCGGCGCCCCGATGATCTACGCCGGGCAGGAGCGCGGCATGACCGAGTACCGCGGCCCGATGGCCTGGCACGACGGCGACACCCGGCTGACGAACTTCCACCGTCGACTCAGCCGGGCCCGCGACGAGCACGCCGTCCTCCGCGAGGGAAGGGTCGAGCGCGTCGACTTCGTCGCCGACTCCGAGGACGCGGTCGCGTTCGCCCGCGACGACGGCGAGGACCGGGTGCTCGTCGCGCTTCACTTCGGCGAGGGAGCCGCGAGCGTGACGATGGGCGAGTCGGTCGACGACACCGACCTCGTCACCGGCGAGGATGTCGACACGACCCCCGTCAGCGACGGGGTCGAGGTGACCGTCGACGACGTGCTGGTGCTGCGAGTCGACTGA
- a CDS encoding Gfo/Idh/MocA family protein: protein MTVSLGIIGTGGFGSYFGRQLKAVDDADIVSIADVSDENRTRAGEELGVPDANRYVDYELMLADAPLDGVVISTPHTLHYEMITAAMDEGLHVMCEKPLTTDLEQARDLVERADASDTLLMVGYQRHLSPAFLLAKERLEAIEPTFITAEITQNWLTDTAETWRQDPALSGGGQLYDTGSHLVDAVLWTTGLTPQSVSASMVFVDEAERVDVQAVLNVEFENGGVASLSVSGDAPRVSEHIRVWGEGGGVRVDGTDWDDREVSFVDPDGTEVYPSEEGIEDRNRAEAFVDAIVHDEEPPATPRDALAVTALTEAAYESAKTGETVEIDLGGLV from the coding sequence ATGACTGTCTCGCTCGGTATCATCGGAACCGGCGGCTTCGGCTCGTACTTCGGTCGTCAGCTGAAAGCGGTCGACGACGCCGACATCGTGTCGATCGCGGACGTGAGCGACGAGAACCGGACGAGGGCCGGCGAGGAACTCGGCGTGCCCGACGCGAACCGATACGTCGACTACGAACTGATGCTGGCCGACGCGCCCCTCGACGGCGTCGTCATCTCCACACCGCATACCCTCCACTACGAGATGATAACCGCGGCGATGGACGAAGGGCTGCACGTGATGTGCGAGAAGCCACTCACGACCGACCTCGAACAGGCTCGCGACCTTGTCGAGCGCGCAGACGCGAGCGACACGCTGTTGATGGTCGGCTACCAGCGCCATCTCAGTCCGGCGTTCCTGCTCGCGAAGGAGCGCCTCGAAGCCATCGAACCGACGTTCATCACCGCCGAGATCACCCAGAACTGGCTCACCGACACTGCCGAGACGTGGCGCCAGGACCCCGCCCTCAGCGGCGGCGGCCAGCTCTACGACACCGGGAGCCACCTCGTGGACGCGGTGCTGTGGACGACCGGATTGACTCCCCAGTCGGTCAGCGCCAGCATGGTCTTCGTGGACGAGGCCGAGCGCGTGGACGTCCAGGCCGTCCTGAACGTCGAGTTCGAGAACGGCGGCGTGGCCAGCCTCTCCGTCTCGGGTGACGCGCCCCGGGTCAGCGAACACATCCGGGTCTGGGGCGAGGGCGGTGGCGTCCGCGTCGACGGGACCGACTGGGACGACCGCGAGGTCTCGTTCGTCGACCCAGACGGGACCGAGGTGTACCCGTCCGAGGAGGGCATCGAGGACCGCAACCGCGCCGAGGCGTTCGTCGACGCCATCGTCCACGACGAGGAACCGCCGGCGACCCCCCGCGACGCGCTCGCGGTGACCGCGCTCACGGAGGCCGCCTACGAGTCCGCGAAGACCGGTGAGACGGTCGAGATAGACCTCGGCGGACTGGTCTGA